The Flavobacteriaceae bacterium 3519-10 genome includes a window with the following:
- a CDS encoding ApaG protein produces MFSITTFDIKVSVHPEYDSKNSFPSENRFVFRYHITIENLGDHPILLLKRKWLIYDVGFGFTEVEGDGVIGLTPEIAPGESFKYFSNVVLRSGVGNMSGTYFCTHQLTKDFLEIEIPKFNLVAEVLSN; encoded by the coding sequence ATGTTCTCTATAACTACCTTCGATATCAAAGTTTCAGTTCATCCCGAATACGACAGTAAGAACAGTTTTCCCTCAGAAAACCGTTTTGTGTTCCGCTACCACATTACCATTGAGAATCTTGGCGATCATCCGATCCTTCTTCTTAAAAGAAAATGGCTGATCTACGACGTGGGCTTTGGTTTTACTGAAGTAGAGGGCGATGGCGTAATTGGCCTGACACCTGAAATTGCGCCCGGAGAGAGTTTTAAATATTTCTCGAATGTGGTGCTGAGGTCAGGCGTCGGCAATATGAGCGGTACTTATTTCTGTACGCATCAGCTTACCAAAGATTTCCTCGAAATCGAAATTCCCAAATTTAATCTTGTTGCTGAGGTTCTCAGTAATTAA
- a CDS encoding DNA polymerase III subunit epsilon codes for MIDFCAIDFETATHERNSACEMGICVVEDGQIVKTQTWLIKPPNYPYFHPRNIDVHGITPRDVQDSPTFDEIWHEAENLMYGNLMVAHNAGFDAGVLRSCLDYYGFYKPKLNYLCSISIAKKSWKNLPKYGLKSLAEQHQISFKHHRAGDDAEVCAKISLLAFEKLMITRTDEVHDVMKKNLKIL; via the coding sequence ATGATTGATTTCTGCGCCATCGATTTTGAAACTGCAACCCACGAGCGCAATTCGGCCTGCGAAATGGGCATCTGTGTGGTTGAAGACGGGCAAATTGTGAAAACTCAGACCTGGCTTATAAAACCTCCAAACTACCCTTATTTTCATCCAAGAAACATTGATGTTCACGGAATTACGCCGCGTGACGTGCAGGATTCACCGACATTTGACGAGATTTGGCACGAAGCCGAGAATTTGATGTACGGCAATTTAATGGTTGCGCACAATGCAGGTTTTGACGCGGGAGTTTTAAGAAGTTGCCTGGATTATTATGGCTTTTACAAACCGAAACTCAATTATCTGTGCAGTATTTCGATTGCCAAAAAATCATGGAAGAACCTGCCGAAATACGGACTTAAAAGTCTGGCTGAACAACATCAGATCTCTTTCAAACACCACCGAGCCGGAGACGACGCAGAAGTCTGTGCCAAGATTTCGCTGCTTGCGTTTGAAAAATTAATGATCACACGAACGGATGAAGTGCACGACGTGATGAAGAAAAACTTAAAAATTCTATAA
- a CDS encoding Dihydrolipoamide succinyltransferase component (E2) of 2-oxoglutarate dehydrogenase complex, which produces MSILEMKVPSPGESITEVEIASWLVKDGDFVEKDQPIAEVDSDKATLELPAEESGIITLKAEEGDVVQVGQVVCLIDRDGAKPEAAAPAEAPKTQNAEAPQAEQKVVEKPAIVQEKKEEKPATYAAGAPSPAARKILDEKGVDAAQVSGSGKDGRITKQDAETAGVPAMGSATGSGGSRAISTTKLSMLRRKLAVRLVSVKNETAMLTTFNEVDMSEIFRIRKQYKDEFSQKHGVGLGFMSFFTKAVTRALQMYPDVNASIDGDFKNNYEFCDISIAVSGPKGLMVPVLRNAENMSFRGVEANIKSLADKVREGNISIDEMTGGTFTITNGGVFGSMLSTPIINPPQSAILGMHNIIQRPVAVDGQVVIRPMMYVAMSYDHRVIDGRESVGFLVAVKEAIDNPKEFLMGGDERKALEL; this is translated from the coding sequence ATGTCAATATTAGAAATGAAAGTCCCGTCTCCGGGAGAATCGATTACAGAAGTTGAAATCGCATCTTGGCTGGTGAAGGACGGCGATTTTGTTGAAAAAGATCAGCCCATCGCAGAAGTAGATTCCGATAAGGCTACGCTCGAACTGCCCGCAGAAGAAAGCGGCATCATTACCCTTAAAGCAGAGGAAGGTGATGTGGTACAGGTAGGGCAGGTCGTATGTCTGATTGATAGGGATGGCGCAAAGCCTGAAGCTGCTGCTCCTGCTGAAGCACCAAAAACCCAGAATGCAGAAGCTCCACAGGCTGAACAGAAAGTAGTGGAAAAACCCGCAATTGTTCAGGAGAAGAAAGAAGAAAAACCCGCAACTTACGCTGCAGGAGCACCTTCTCCGGCTGCGAGAAAAATCCTTGATGAGAAAGGCGTAGACGCCGCTCAGGTTTCAGGCTCGGGTAAAGACGGACGAATTACCAAGCAGGACGCAGAAACTGCAGGCGTGCCGGCAATGGGCTCGGCAACCGGCAGCGGAGGTTCCAGAGCAATTTCTACTACCAAGCTTTCAATGCTCAGAAGAAAACTGGCTGTAAGACTGGTTTCTGTTAAAAACGAAACAGCAATGCTTACCACATTCAATGAGGTGGATATGTCTGAAATCTTCAGAATCAGAAAGCAGTATAAAGACGAATTTTCGCAGAAGCACGGCGTTGGCCTGGGCTTTATGTCGTTCTTTACAAAAGCGGTAACACGTGCGTTGCAGATGTACCCTGATGTGAACGCCTCAATTGACGGCGATTTCAAAAATAATTACGAGTTCTGCGACATTTCAATTGCCGTTTCAGGTCCGAAAGGATTGATGGTTCCGGTTCTTAGAAATGCAGAAAACATGTCTTTCCGCGGTGTGGAAGCTAATATCAAAAGTTTGGCTGATAAAGTGCGCGAAGGAAACATCAGCATCGACGAGATGACCGGCGGTACTTTTACGATCACCAACGGAGGTGTATTTGGATCAATGTTATCAACACCAATCATCAACCCGCCACAGTCGGCTATTCTTGGTATGCACAATATCATCCAGCGGCCTGTTGCAGTGGATGGTCAGGTGGTTATCCGTCCGATGATGTATGTTGCGATGTCTTATGATCACAGAGTTATCGACGGACGCGAGTCTGTAGGTTTCCTGGTTGCGGTGAAAGAAGCGATCGACAATCCGAAGGAATTCTTGATGGGAGGTGACGAGCGAAAAGCGCTTGAACTTTAG
- a CDS encoding Hemolysin-related protein containing CBS domains: MEIIIIIFLVLLNGIFSMSEMSLVSSRKFKLENAGRNGNSGAKKALELSENPTKFLSTVQIGITLIGILLGVYSGENLTNDFQSVLNGIPTIAPYSKTIATIGIVIFITYLSILLGELLPKRIAMTYPEQIITLVAKPMDLLSKVTSPFVWLLSTSNNLLLKLMGIRMTSDTIVTEEEIKSIIKESAQEGEIDEIEQNIVERVFELGDRKVNTLLTHRTAMSFFDVDDTLPEILNKIRNNKHAAYPVTKGNNLDQVLGIVLLKDLFPLDDPNNFRIDQYLKQPLFLNENNYAYKVLEIFKRERNHYGIVIDEYGNTVGIITLDDVLEALVGDASEEGDFDYRITVRDESSWLADGQVPIVEFLKYFNLNYEFENNDHYTTLVGFFLNEHHGTTTVGDKIQIEDLELEIIDKDGQRVDKILITRK; the protein is encoded by the coding sequence ATGGAAATTATAATTATCATCTTTCTCGTACTTCTGAACGGAATTTTTTCAATGTCTGAAATGTCACTGGTTTCTTCCAGAAAATTCAAACTCGAAAACGCAGGCAGAAATGGCAATAGTGGCGCTAAAAAAGCCCTGGAACTCTCAGAAAATCCAACTAAATTTCTATCAACCGTACAGATCGGAATTACGCTGATCGGCATTTTGCTTGGTGTTTATTCCGGCGAAAACCTTACAAACGACTTCCAATCCGTGCTTAATGGCATACCAACGATCGCGCCTTATTCCAAAACCATCGCCACAATCGGCATCGTTATCTTCATCACCTACCTTTCGATTCTGCTTGGCGAACTGCTTCCAAAAAGGATTGCGATGACGTATCCGGAGCAGATCATCACGCTTGTTGCGAAACCGATGGATCTCCTTTCAAAAGTAACCTCGCCATTTGTATGGTTACTCAGCACCTCAAATAACCTCCTTCTTAAACTGATGGGAATCCGGATGACTTCGGACACCATCGTTACCGAAGAGGAAATAAAATCGATCATAAAAGAAAGCGCGCAGGAAGGCGAGATCGATGAGATCGAGCAGAATATCGTGGAACGGGTATTTGAACTCGGAGACAGAAAAGTAAACACGCTATTGACGCACCGCACGGCCATGTCGTTTTTTGACGTGGACGATACGCTGCCCGAAATTCTCAATAAAATCAGAAATAACAAGCACGCAGCTTACCCCGTAACCAAAGGGAATAATCTGGATCAGGTTTTGGGAATTGTACTGCTTAAAGATTTATTCCCGCTGGACGATCCCAATAATTTCAGGATTGATCAATACCTAAAGCAACCCCTTTTTCTCAATGAGAATAATTATGCTTACAAAGTACTTGAAATCTTCAAAAGAGAGCGAAACCACTACGGTATCGTAATTGACGAGTACGGCAACACCGTCGGAATCATAACGCTGGATGATGTACTCGAAGCCTTGGTGGGTGACGCGTCTGAGGAAGGCGATTTCGATTACCGCATCACCGTTCGCGACGAAAGTTCATGGCTGGCTGACGGCCAGGTACCGATTGTAGAGTTCCTGAAATATTTCAACCTGAATTATGAGTTTGAAAACAATGATCACTACACTACACTTGTAGGATTTTTCCTGAACGAACATCATGGAACCACCACTGTTGGGGATAAAATTCAAATTGAAGACCTGGAACTCGAAATTATTGATAAAGACGGCCAGCGCGTAGATAAAATCTTAATTACCCGAAAGTAA
- a CDS encoding Glucose-1-phosphate adenylyltransferase — protein sequence MKPSVISIVLGGGRGSRLFPLTYSRSKPAVPIAGKYRLVDIPISNCLNSGYNRILVLTQFNSASLNSHIKNSYHFDIFSRGFVDILAAEQNVESDKWYQGTADAVRQSMKHLTKYEYDYILILSGDQLYQMDFRELIEFHCQNESQITIATIPVNAADAPGFGILKSDEQGNITSFIEKPAPELLQDWKSEVSEKSKSEGKEYLASMGIYVFSKTILKKMFDEDPGDDFGGELIPNAIGSYKIMSFQYDGYWTDIGTIQSFFDANLELTQDLPKFNLFSNSPIYTRARMLPPSKILGSYVSKVIFGDGCVVMADKIENSIVGNRSRVDKGSTLINTYMMGADYYQNTEEIVSNDAQGRPNLGVGKYCYIERAILDKNCSIGDNVRILGAKHLPDGDFPTYSIKDGVVVVKKNAFIQPGTIIP from the coding sequence ATGAAACCCAGTGTAATCTCAATTGTACTTGGCGGCGGCCGTGGCTCGCGTTTATTTCCCTTAACGTATTCACGCTCCAAACCCGCAGTTCCGATCGCCGGAAAATACCGTCTTGTAGACATTCCTATTTCCAACTGCCTGAATTCGGGGTATAACAGAATCCTGGTGCTCACGCAGTTTAATTCAGCTTCACTTAATTCACATATTAAAAATTCTTATCACTTTGATATTTTCAGCCGTGGCTTCGTTGATATTTTGGCAGCCGAGCAGAATGTTGAAAGCGACAAATGGTATCAGGGCACTGCTGATGCAGTGCGTCAGTCGATGAAGCACCTTACGAAATACGAGTATGATTATATCCTTATTTTGTCAGGCGATCAGCTTTATCAGATGGATTTCCGTGAACTGATTGAGTTTCATTGCCAGAACGAAAGTCAGATCACCATTGCGACGATACCTGTAAACGCTGCCGATGCACCGGGTTTTGGTATTTTGAAATCTGATGAGCAGGGCAATATCACTTCTTTCATTGAAAAACCGGCACCTGAACTTTTACAGGATTGGAAATCTGAGGTATCTGAAAAAAGCAAGTCTGAAGGAAAGGAATATTTAGCCTCGATGGGGATTTACGTATTCAGCAAAACCATACTTAAAAAGATGTTCGATGAGGATCCGGGCGACGATTTTGGAGGTGAACTGATTCCGAATGCGATTGGGTCTTATAAAATAATGAGTTTTCAGTATGACGGTTACTGGACTGACATCGGAACCATCCAATCCTTTTTCGATGCAAATCTGGAGCTTACACAGGATCTTCCGAAATTTAACCTTTTCAGCAACTCGCCAATCTACACGAGGGCCAGAATGTTGCCACCTTCAAAAATACTCGGGTCTTACGTAAGCAAGGTTATTTTTGGCGACGGATGCGTTGTGATGGCAGACAAAATAGAAAATTCAATTGTCGGTAACCGCAGCCGTGTGGATAAAGGCAGTACGCTGATCAATACCTACATGATGGGTGCAGATTATTACCAGAACACCGAAGAAATAGTCTCGAACGATGCACAGGGGCGCCCGAACCTTGGCGTGGGCAAATATTGCTATATAGAACGCGCTATTTTAGATAAAAACTGCAGCATCGGCGATAATGTCCGCATTTTGGGTGCTAAGCATCTTCCTGACGGCGATTTCCCGACGTACTCTATAAAAGACGGCGTGGTTGTGGTAAAAAAGAATGCCTTCATTCAGCCCGGCACTATCATACCCTAA
- a CDS encoding 2-oxoglutarate dehydrogenase E1 component, which produces MDKFSFLNAAHSQLIEDLYQQYLKYPDSLEPSWKAFFQGFDFALETYEDEIAGSSQAPSVVRAATQSAAKGEIPEDIQKEFKVLNLIEGYRQRGHLFTNTNPVRARRNYEPTLAIENFGLSQSDLQTKFNSATETGLSAAASLQDIIKHLEKIYCESVGVEYMHINNVEEKKFIRKWLQVNENQPQLTASEKTDILQKLNQAVAFESYLHTKFVGQKRFSLEGGESLIPALDQLITRSSQLGVDEVVLGMAHRGRLNVLTNIFGKSYKQIFSEFEGKEFEEDVFSGDVKYHLGSSKKIKTASGEEVAINLTPNPSHLETVAALVEGICRAKVDNKYKDYKKVLPIVIHGDGAIAGQGIVYEIAQMMTLEGYKTGGTIHIVINNQVSFTTNYLDARSSTYCTDIAKVTESPVMHVNADDVEAVVYAMKFAADFRANFGKDVYIDLLGYRKYGHNEGDEPRFTQPNLYKLISKHPNPREIYKEQLIKEGIVSDEILKKMETEFKTLLDADFDASKEIERNTMNIFMEDDWKDYTMGARGVMQNEVETGFDLDKLKELALKMSTLPADKKFINKTTRLFDNRKKMIEGNSLDWALGEWLAYATLLTEGNNVRISGEDVERGTFSHRHAVVKTEDTEEEYIPLRHISESRFDIFNSHLSEYGVLGFDYGYAMASPNTLTIWEAQFGDFVNGAQIIVDQYLAAAEEKWKIQNGLVMLLPHGYEGQGAEHSSARLERFLGLCANENMAVANVTTPANYFHLLRRQQKWAFRKPLVVMTPKSLLRHPKVVSPLEDFANGSFQPVIDDQTAVADNVDKLVLCSGKIYYELLAKQEERKCDNIALVRIEQLYPLHKESIDAVLSKYGSRKKIIWAQEEPENMGAWAYILRNLRDTGIQVIAPVSSGSPAPGSHKMFERNQNNVLNQVFDCNDEPATRPVTA; this is translated from the coding sequence ATGGACAAATTTTCATTTTTGAATGCTGCGCATTCGCAGCTGATAGAAGACTTATACCAACAATATTTAAAATATCCCGACTCCCTAGAACCTTCCTGGAAAGCGTTTTTCCAGGGATTTGATTTTGCGCTTGAGACCTATGAAGACGAAATTGCAGGTTCTTCACAGGCTCCGTCCGTTGTGCGGGCTGCCACTCAATCTGCAGCTAAAGGCGAAATTCCGGAGGACATCCAGAAGGAATTTAAAGTCCTGAATTTAATTGAAGGTTACCGCCAGCGCGGGCATCTTTTTACAAATACCAACCCGGTACGTGCTCGTAGAAATTATGAGCCGACGCTCGCAATCGAAAATTTCGGGCTTTCTCAGTCGGATTTGCAGACGAAATTTAATTCTGCAACGGAAACCGGATTAAGTGCTGCTGCATCACTTCAGGACATCATCAAGCATCTCGAAAAAATTTATTGCGAATCTGTGGGTGTGGAATACATGCACATCAATAACGTAGAAGAGAAAAAGTTTATCCGCAAGTGGCTTCAGGTAAATGAAAACCAGCCGCAACTCACCGCGTCTGAAAAGACCGATATTTTACAGAAGCTTAATCAGGCTGTAGCTTTCGAGAGTTATCTGCATACCAAATTTGTTGGGCAGAAAAGATTTTCACTTGAAGGTGGCGAATCTTTAATCCCAGCGCTCGATCAGTTAATTACACGCTCATCGCAATTGGGCGTAGATGAGGTTGTATTGGGGATGGCACACCGAGGCCGTCTGAACGTATTGACCAATATTTTCGGTAAATCCTACAAACAGATATTTTCTGAATTTGAGGGAAAAGAGTTTGAAGAAGATGTATTCTCAGGAGATGTGAAATATCACCTTGGTTCATCGAAGAAAATTAAAACGGCTTCAGGCGAAGAAGTGGCGATAAACCTTACGCCGAATCCTTCGCATCTTGAAACTGTTGCCGCATTGGTGGAAGGCATTTGCCGTGCAAAAGTAGACAACAAATATAAAGACTATAAAAAAGTACTTCCAATTGTAATTCACGGCGACGGTGCAATTGCCGGACAGGGAATTGTGTACGAAATCGCGCAGATGATGACGCTCGAAGGGTATAAAACTGGCGGAACAATCCATATCGTAATTAACAACCAGGTTTCATTCACAACTAATTATCTTGATGCGAGATCATCAACTTACTGTACCGATATTGCAAAAGTTACCGAATCTCCGGTGATGCACGTAAACGCGGACGATGTTGAAGCCGTTGTGTATGCGATGAAGTTCGCAGCAGATTTCCGTGCGAATTTTGGTAAAGACGTGTACATTGATCTTTTGGGATATAGAAAGTATGGCCATAACGAAGGTGATGAGCCCCGTTTTACACAACCAAACCTGTATAAACTGATTTCGAAGCATCCGAATCCAAGAGAAATTTATAAAGAACAACTGATCAAAGAAGGAATTGTTTCAGATGAAATCTTAAAAAAGATGGAAACTGAATTTAAAACACTTCTTGACGCAGATTTCGACGCTTCCAAAGAGATCGAACGCAACACCATGAACATCTTCATGGAGGACGACTGGAAAGATTACACGATGGGAGCCCGTGGCGTAATGCAGAATGAAGTTGAAACAGGCTTCGATCTTGATAAACTGAAGGAGTTGGCTTTAAAAATGTCGACTTTACCTGCTGATAAAAAATTCATCAACAAAACTACACGACTGTTCGACAACCGTAAGAAAATGATCGAAGGCAACTCTCTCGATTGGGCTTTGGGCGAATGGTTGGCGTATGCTACTTTGCTTACCGAAGGCAACAACGTACGTATTTCGGGTGAAGATGTAGAGCGCGGAACTTTCTCTCACCGTCATGCAGTTGTGAAAACTGAAGATACCGAAGAAGAATATATCCCACTAAGACATATCTCAGAAAGCCGTTTTGATATTTTCAATTCTCACCTTTCCGAGTACGGCGTACTTGGATTTGATTATGGCTATGCAATGGCCTCACCTAACACACTTACCATTTGGGAAGCACAGTTCGGCGATTTTGTAAACGGCGCACAAATTATTGTAGACCAATATTTAGCGGCCGCCGAGGAAAAATGGAAGATACAGAATGGTCTGGTCATGTTGTTACCTCACGGATACGAAGGACAGGGTGCGGAGCATTCTTCAGCAAGACTTGAAAGATTCCTTGGCCTGTGTGCGAACGAAAATATGGCCGTAGCAAACGTTACTACGCCTGCAAACTACTTCCACCTTCTCAGAAGACAGCAAAAATGGGCGTTCAGAAAACCGCTCGTGGTGATGACACCAAAATCGCTGTTGCGTCATCCGAAAGTGGTTTCTCCGCTTGAAGATTTTGCAAACGGAAGCTTTCAGCCAGTGATAGATGATCAGACTGCTGTTGCGGATAATGTAGATAAACTTGTTCTTTGCTCCGGTAAAATTTATTATGAATTGCTGGCAAAACAGGAAGAACGCAAATGCGATAACATCGCGTTGGTACGTATCGAACAGCTGTATCCGCTGCATAAAGAATCTATTGATGCCGTTCTGTCCAAATATGGCAGCAGAAAAAAGATCATCTGGGCACAGGAAGAACCCGAAAATATGGGTGCATGGGCATATATCCTGCGCAACTTACGCGATACCGGAATTCAGGTAATCGCTCCCGTATCAAGTGGATCACCGGCGCCGGGAAGCCATAAAATGTTCGAACGAAACCAAAACAACGTACTGAACCAGGTTTTCGACTGTAACGACGAACCCGCTACAAGACCTGTTACCGCATAA